Proteins encoded together in one Lathyrus oleraceus cultivar Zhongwan6 chromosome 5, CAAS_Psat_ZW6_1.0, whole genome shotgun sequence window:
- the LOC127086730 gene encoding probable 1-deoxy-D-xylulose-5-phosphate synthase, chloroplastic codes for MATVSARQPFGIHFHSQTLIRRLDCSISHFPFHVDLSRITLYSSSQGLVHRVRARPDIDDFYWEKAPTPILDTIESPLCLKNLSLRELKQLAAEIRLDLSSVLSCTQISPNPSMAVAELTVAMHHVFHAPVDKILWDVGNQTYAHKMLTGRRSMLRTIRQKNGLSGFTSRFESEYDSFGAGHGCNSISAGLGMAVARDIKGRRERIVAVISNWTTMSGQVYEAMGNAGYLDSNMVVILNDSRHSLLSKIEEGPKTSVNALSSTLSRLQSSKSFRRFREAAKGVTKRIGRGMHELAAKVDEYARGMMGPLGSTLFEELGLYYIGPVDGHNIEDLISVLQEVASLDSMGPVLIHVVTDENQVEEHNNKSNITDKQQDDNVSSVLFNNAGRPETYGDCFVESLVAEAEKDKDIVVVHAGITSEPSLELFREKFPDRIFNMGVAEQHAVTFASGLSCGGLKPFCIIPSSFLQRAYDQVVHDVDQQKIPVRFVITSGGLVGSDGPVQCGAFDITFMSCLPNMIVMAPSDEVELVNMVATATRINDRPVCFRYPRGALVNKGHTIDDGVPIEIGKGRVLVEGKDVVLLGYGSMVHNCLNAHSLLANLGVEVTVADARFCKPLDIKLLRELCEHHSFLVTVEEGSIGGFGSHVAQFIALDGLLDQRIKWRPIVLPDSYIEHATPNQQLDKAGLTGHHIAATALSLLGRTREALSFMCF; via the exons ATGGCTACTGTTTCTGCTAGACAACCATTTGGAATCCATTTCCATTCCCAAACCCTAATTCGCAGATTGGATTGCTCAATCTCCCACTTTCCCTTTCACGTAGACCTTTCCAGAATCACCTTGTATTCTTCTTCACAG GGATTAGTTCATCGAGTACGTGCACGGCCTGATATTGATGATTTCTACTGGGAGAAAGCTCCAACGCCCATTCTTGACACAATTGAAAGCCCTCTTTGCTTGAAGAACTTATCCCTTAGG GAGTTGAAACAACTCGCTGCTGAAATCCGTTTAGATTTGTCTTCTGTTTTGTCATGTACACAAATATCCCCAAACCCAAGTATGGCTGTGGCGGAGCTGACAGTTGCAATGCATCATGTTTTCCATGCTCCGGTAGACAAGATACTGTGGGATGTCGGTAATCAA ACATATGCACATAAGATGCTAACCGGAAGGAGATCAATGTTGAGGACAATCAGACAAAAGAATGGACTTTCTGGTTTTACTTCTCGATTTGAGAGTGAATATGACTCATTTGGTGCAGGTCATGGATGCAACAGTATATCTGCTGGACTTG GCATGGCAGTTGCACGGGATATTAAAGGGAGACGAGAACGTATAGTTGCAGTTATCAGCAATTGGACCACTATGTCTGGTCAGGTGTATGAGGCAATGGGAAATGCGGGATATTTGGACTCAAATATGGTCGTAATTTTGAATGATAGCCGCCATTCTTTACTCTCCAAAATTGAGGAGGGCCCAAAAACCTCTGTCAATGCCCTATCTAGTACTCTTAGCAGGCTCCAATCCAGTAAATCTTTCCGAAGGTTTAGAGAAGCTGCTAAG GGTGTTACAAAACGTATTGGCAGGGGCATGCATGAATTGGCAGCTAAAGTAGATGAATATGCTCGTGGTATGATGGGTCCACTAGGTTCTACTCTATTTGAAGAGCTTGGGTTGTATTATATAGGGCCAGTGGATGGACACAATATTGAAGATCTCATAAGTGTTCTTCAAGAAGTAGCTTCCCTGGATTCGATGGGTCCTGTCCTGATTCATGTAGTAACGGATGAAAATCAGGTTGAAGAACACAATAATAAAAGCAATATAACAGACAAGCAGCAGGATG ATAATGTTAGTTCTGTTTTGTTCAACAATGCTGGTCGGCCTGAAACATATGGCGATTGCTTTGTGGAGTCTTTGGTTGCAGAAGCTGAGAAAGACAAAGATATTGTGGTTGTTCATGCAGGAATCACATCAGAGCCATCACTTGAACTGTTTCGGGAAAAATTTCCAGATAGGATTTTCAATATGGGAGTTGCTGAGCAACACGCAGTCACGTTTGCTTCTGGTCTGTCATGTGGTGGATTGAAGCCATTTTGCATTATACCTTCTTCCTTTTTACAAAGAGCCTATGATCAG GTTGTTCATGATGTTGATCAACAGAAAATTCCAGTGCGTTTTGTCATTACAAGTGGAGGATTGGTAGGTTCGGATGGTCCCGTGCAGTGTGGAGCATTTGATATAACGTTCATGTCGTGCTTACCAAACATGATTGTCATGGCACCATCTGACGAGGTTGAACTTGTGAACATGGTGGCTACTGCTACTCGCATTAATGACAGGCCAGTTTGCTTTCGATATCCTAGGGGTGCCTTGGTTAATAAAGGCCACACTATAGATGATGGAGTCCCAATTGAG ATTGGAAAGGGAAGAGTTCTTGTTGAAGGTAAAGATGTTGTCTTACTGGGATATGGATCAATGGTTCATAACTGTCTAAATGCTCATTCTCTTCTTGCAAATCTTGGCGTTGAGGTGACTGTTGCGGATGCAAGGTTCTGCAAGCCCCTAGACATCAAGCTTCTGAGGGAGCTTTGTGAACACCATTCTTTTCTAGTTACTGTTGAGGAAGGATCTATTGGAGGATTTGGTTCCCACGTTGCTCAATTTATTGCTCTTGATGGACTTCTTGACCAGAGAATTAAG TGGCGTCCAATTGTCTTACCTGACAGTTACATTGAACATGCAACACCAAATCAACAGCTTGACAAAGCGGGGTTGACGGGACATCACATTGCTGCCACAGCGTTGAGTTTACTGGGCCGTACCCGTGAAGCTCTATCGTTTATGTGCTTTTGA
- the LOC127086731 gene encoding probable boron transporter 6 yields MGAPFQGIIQDVQGRVKCYKQDWACAICSGVSILAPTFYIFFASALPVIAFGEQLSRDTNGSLSAVETLASTAICGVIHSIIGGQPLLILGVAEPTVIMYTYLYNFCKNTPDLGAELFLAWAGWVCFWTAFMLILLAVFNACDIITRFTRIAGELFGMLITVLFFQEAIKGLIGEFSNRKVEDPSSVQIQWQYTNGLLAVIFSLGLIVSALKSRKARTWRYGTRKLRGFIADYGVPMMVVLWTAVSYIKPSTVPHDVPRRLFCPLPWEPASLYHWTVVKDMWKVPVVYIFGAVIPASMIAGLYFFDHSVASKMAQQKEFNLQKPSAYHFDIFLLGIMTLICGLLGLPPSNGVLPQSPMHTKSLAVLKRQLIRKKVVKSAKECMEQHSTSSELYGKMQAVFVEMDTAPSVKELETLKAAVMKSDTKGGAMEPFDPEKYIDANLPVRVNEQRMTNLLQSLLVGLSIIGISVIKKIPTSVLWGYFAYMAIDSLPGNQFWERLLLLFIAPSRRYKILQESHASFVETVPFKTIAGFTALQFAYFLFCFGVTWIPIGGILFPLPFFLLIVLREHVLPNLFNPNDLQELDASEYEEVIGAPRGARSMSLKDKEPCGSDTEGSSEDYYDAEILDEMTTSRGELKLRAVSFNDRNRSNSFNDRNQSNSFNEGRHI; encoded by the exons ATGGGGGCACCGTTCCAAGGAATCATTCAAGATGTTCAAGGAAGAGTTAAATGCTATAAACAAGATTGGGCCTGTGCAATCTGTTCTGGTGTTAG TATTTTGGCTCCGACTTTCTACATATTctttgcttctgcacttcctgTTATTGCATTTGGAGAGCAACTTAGTAGGGATACAAATGGAAGCTTGAGCGCGGTCGAAACATTAGCATCTACTGCTATTTGTGGAGTTATCCACTCAATTATAGGTGGCCAGCCTTTGTTGATTTTAGGAGTTGCGGAACCGACTGTTATAATGTATACTTATCTCTACAATTTCTGCAAAAATACACCTGATTTGGGGGCTGAGCTCTTTCTAGCTTGGGCTGGTTG GGTTTGTTTTTGGACGGCGTTCATGTTAATTTTGCTTGCAGTTTTTAATGCTTGCGATATTATCACTAGATTTACAAGAATTGCAGGGGAGTTATTTGGCATGCTTATCACTGTTCTTTTCTTTCAAGAGGCTATAAAG GGACTGATAGGTGAGTTCAGCAATCGCAAGGTTGAAGATCCTTCCTCTGTGCAAATTCAATGGCAGTATACAAATGGATTACTTGCAGTCATTTTCTCTCTAGGACTAATCGTCTCTGCACTTAAAAGCAGAAAAGCAAGAACATGGCGATATGGAACAA GGAAGCTACGGGGCTTTATTGCAGATTATGGGGTTCCAATGATGGTAGTGTTGTGGACTGCAGTATCTTATATAAAGCCAAGCACCGTTCCACACGATGTTCCTAGAAGGCTGTTTTGTCCGCTTCCCTGGGAACCCGCATCTCTTTATCACTGGACCGTAGTGAAG GATATGTGGAAGGTACCTGTGGTTTATATATTTGGGGCAGTTATTCCAGCTTCGATGATAGCGGGTTTATACTTTTTCGATCATAGCGTGGCTTCTAAGATGGCACAACAGAAAGAATTCAACCTTCAAAAACCATCTGCCTACCATTTTGATATTTTCCTACTTGGAATAATGACTTTGATTTGTGGTCTCCTTGGCCTTCCTCCTTCAAATGGAGTCCTTCCACAGTCCCCAATGCATACAAAGAGTTTGGCAGTTCTTAAGAGGCAG CTAATCCGAAAGAAGGTTGTGAAAAGCGCCAAGGAATGCATGGAACAACACAGTACCAGCTCAGAGTTATACGGGAAAATGCAAGCTGTGTTCGTTGAAATGGATACAGCCCCTAGC GTTAAAGAACTGGAGACTTTGAAAGCAGCTGTAATGAAATCTGATACCAAGGGCGGTGCAATGGAACCTTTTGATCCTGAGAAATACATAGACGCCAATTTACCGGTCCGGGTTaatgaacaaagaatgaccaaCTTATTGCAGTCCCTCCTGGTTGGCCTATCAATAATAGGCATCTCCGTTATCAAGAAGATACCAACTTCAGTTTTATGGGGTTATTTTGCTTACATGGCAATTGATAGTCTTCCGGGGAATCAGTTTTGGGAACGGTTATTGCTCCTCTTCATCGCCCCAAGCCGACGTTACAA AATCTTGCAAGAATCACATGCCTCATTCGTGGAGACAGTACCATTCAAAACCATAGCAGGATTTACAGCCTTACAGTTCGCATATTTTCTGTTCTGTTTTGGGGTCACATGGATACCTATTGGTGGAATATTGTTTCCGCTACCGTTCTTCCTTCTCATAGTTCTAAGAGAACACGTTCTACCAAACCTATTCAATCCTAACGATCTTCAGGAACTAGATGCTTCCGAATACGAGGAAGTTATCGGTGCTCCACGTGGAGCACGTAGTATGTCACTAAAG GATAAGGAGCCATGTGGTAGTGATACCGAAGGAAGCTCGGAAGATTACTATGATGCAGAGATATTGGATGAGATGACAACCAGCAGGGGAGAGTTGAAACTTAGAGCTGTAAGCTTCAATGATCGAAACCGCAGTAACAGCTTCAACGATCGAAACCAAAGCAACAGCTTCAATGAAGGCAGACACATTTAG